A genomic segment from Nicotiana sylvestris chromosome 1, ASM39365v2, whole genome shotgun sequence encodes:
- the LOC104210305 gene encoding V-type proton ATPase 16 kDa proteolipid subunit has protein sequence MSSTFSGDETAPFFGFLGAAAALVFSCMGAAYGTAKSGVGVASMGVMRPELVMKSIVPVVMAGVLGIYGLIIAVIISTGINPKTKSYYLFDGYAHLSSGLACGLAGLSAGMAIGIVGDAGVRANAQQPKLFVGMILILIFAEALALYGLIVGIILSSRAGQSRAE, from the exons ATGTCGTCGACATTCAGCGGCGATGAAACTGCTCCTTTCTTCGGCTTCCTCGGCGCCGCTGCGGCTCTGGTCTTCTCCT GCATGGGAGCAGCGTACGGAACAGCAAAGAGCGGTGTAGGAGTGGCGTCTATGGGAGTGATGAGACCAGAGCTGGTGATGAAATCCATTGTTCCGGTGGTTATGGCTGGTGTGTTGGGTATTTATGGTTTGATTATTGCTGTTATTATCAGTACTggtattaatcccaaaacaaagtCGTATTACCTGTTTGATGGATATGCTCATCTCTCCTCTGGTCTCGCTTGTGGTCTTGCTGGACTTTCTGCTGGAATGGCTATTGGTATTGTTGGTGATGCCGGTGTTAG GGCTAATGCACAACAGCCAAAGCTTTTTGTTGGGATGATCCTCATTCTCATTTTTGCTGAAGCTTTGGCTCTTTATGGGCTTATTGTTGGAATTATATTGTCTTCACGAGCTGGGCAGTCCAGAGCAGAGTGA
- the LOC138877857 gene encoding uncharacterized protein — protein sequence MRLSKENIKKGGIGGIFRNSHGCWILGYYKSAIAYTPTYVLKTGLQLASDKKIVNVEIETDATDIFCLLENDTCSICFNLVFECRSLLKKLQNPLIRHNFREGNKVAHFLATQGSKQLGSSQLFVLEQPPNALLKAIHDDKIGCTKSRTVSTTIFSKLVEIGILL from the coding sequence ATGAGGCTTTCAAAGGAAAATATAAAAAAAGGTGGCATTGGTGGAATTTTCAGAAATAGCCATGGGTGTTGGATTTTGGGATACTACAAATCAGCCATAGCCTACACCCCAACCTACGTGCTCAAAACTGGCCTACAACTTGCCTCTGACAAAAAAATTGTTAATGTGGAAATTGAAACTGATGCAACAGACATATTTTGTTTACTCGAAAATGATACTTGTTCAATTTGTTTTAACTTGGTGTTTGAGTGCAGGTCATTACTGAAGAAACTGCAGAATCCGTTGATCCGGCATAATTTCAGGGAGGGAAATAAAGTTGCTCATTTTTTGGCCACCCAGGGATCCAAGCAGTTAGGCAGTAGTCAACTATTTGTATTGGAACAACCTCCCAACGCTCTTTTGAAAGCAATCCATGATGATAAAATTGGATGCACAAAATCTAGAACAGTATCTACTACTATATTTTCTAAGTTGGTGGAAATTGGAATCCTTTTGTAA
- the LOC104210304 gene encoding uncharacterized protein — MFFDGYGYHGRSFEQTYRCYPVSFIDKPQLENGDKIIMPPSALDRLASLHIDYPMLFELRNAAAERVSHCGVLEFIAEEGMIYMPYWMMQNLFLQEGDIVTVKNVTLPKGKYVKLQPHTKDFLDISNPKAILETTLRNFSCLTTGDSIMVAYNNKKYYIDIVETKPSNGISIIETDCEVDFAPPLDYKEPERVVPSHPSKAPAVGQEAAAEPEEPKFNPFTGEARRLDGKPLKQQPPPLAASGSSDKRTNVTNGSGKSASAAAASSQTSSRQSQGKLVFGSNANRAPEKQKEPVKEEPEKKEEPKFHAFSGKKYSLRG, encoded by the exons ATG TTTTTTGATGGATATGGATATCATGGAAGATCATTCGAACAGACGTACCGGTGTTATCCTGTATCATTCATTGATAAG CCACAGTTAGAAAATGGAGACAAAA ttaTAATGCCTCCCTCTGCTCTTGATCGTCTAG CATCACTTCACATTGATTACCCAATGTTGTTTGAGCTTCGAAACGCTGCCGCAGAGCGGGTTTCTCActgtggagttttggagttcaTTGCAGAAGAGGGCATGATATATATGCCATACTGG ATGATGCAAAATTTATTCCTACAAGAAGGAGATATTGTTACAGTGAAAAATGTAACACTTCCTAAGGGGAAATATGTCAAGTTGCAACCGCACACAAAGGATTTTTTGGATATTTCGAACCCAAAGGCCAT CTTGGAGACGACACTCAGAAACTTTTCCTGCTTAACGACAGGAGATAGTATTATGGTGGCTTACAACAACAAAAAGTATTACATAGATATTGTGGAGACAAAACCTTCGAATGGAATAAGTATCATTGAGACAGACTGCGAAGTAGACTTTGCTCCCCCTCTTGATTATAAAGAACCTGAAAGAGTGGTTCCTTCTCATCCAAGCAAGGCTCCAGCAGTAG GTCAAGAGGCTGCAGCTGAACCAGAAGAGCCAAAATTCAACCCTTTTACTGGTGAAGCGAGACGTTTGGATGGGAAACCATTAAAACAGCAACCTCCACCTTTGGCCGCTTCTGGATCCTCAGACAAGCGAACCAATGTTACTAATGGTAGTGGGAAGTCTGCTTCTGCTGCTGCTGCAAGCTCTCAAACTTCTAGTCGTCAGTCACAGGGGAAGCTTGTATTTGGCTCAAACGCAAATCGCGCTCCTGAAAAACAAAAG GAACCCGTGAAAGAGGAacctgaaaagaaagaagaacccAAGTTTCATGCTTTCTCTGGGAAAAAGTATTCTTTGAGGGGTTAA